The DNA window CTGACCAAAAATTCACATGCGCATCAACCTTGGTATGAGGAAAGCGTTGAAAGCAATAAGCAGATTGAAAAAAATTTTAGTGCCGTAAAAATGAGCGTGTGCATTTTCTGAATCAGAaagtcccaccattttcctgCGATATGCCAGGGACAAAGTCATCAgtcttttcccagctccttgACATTCAGCTCACTGGAGTTTCCAAGTTGGAGGTTTAGTTTCGCTTCCGCCTCCCTCCCTCCGCAAGCCACGGTGCTGCTCCCGAGTGTGGTAGAGATGAGCATTTGAAAAAGGGCCGCACAGCACAGTGTAAGCTTTGCCCAACTTAGAAATGTGCAACCTGGGTGAAGTTGGCCAAGACAGTAAGGTGGCCCAGATGATAACTAAGAGTAAAGACTGGCTCACAGGATGCGATCTGGCGATGACTGCAGCTTGCACAGCCCTGATTTTAACTGATGCCAAGGGATGATCTCTTGCACTGGAATTTATGTCGTCTGGGTGTGCTCCAGATATCAAAGGAAATTCTACCAagcaaaatagttttatttgtACATTGATAcactaatactaatactatcTTTTGAATCGTTGTATTTTGTACTTTTCCAGTATCTCTTGTAGCTCTGTGAGCCACTCTCAGTGTCAGAAAAGATTTTTACTGACAGAGGAGCTACACTCTTTCACAGTATTTAGTCCTTGCAAAAAAGGCATCTCACTAACTTAAAATACTGTGGACCATGTGGCAgtttttttcagtcaaaaaaTGAGAATGGGATATTCAACAACCAAATGACATGTTGAAAATTAATAGGCCATGAAGAGAGGGACAGTGCTGGGTGTGTGTCCGCAGGGACACCTACCGGTAATAGcacaaaaaataacatttcagcAGGGTCTTAATCTATGGCCACACAGATCCCTTCTGCCAGCTCTCCACTTGTGTTTGTTGTTAAAAAGGAAGTCCAGAAAGTTACGTATTTCTCTCATTTCATGAAAATGTCATCTCTACACTACCTTcaagggcagagctgtgctgagatACAGCCCTAATAAAGGGAAATTAGGGAGACGGTATTAGTTCTTAGACAAAGTCTGGGAAGCAGATGCTCACGAAAGAATTAAGCTGAGAATGTCCTAATGATAGGGGAAATTGAAACCATAAGGCTGAGCTCAGTGGAAAGTATATAAAATTAAAGTTTCTAGTACTCGTAAGCCTTTCTTTATATGTGCGTCTTATCTCAAAGGGATCTGCCAAATTAGAAAAAGCGGAAATACTGCAAATGACAGTGGATCATCTGAAGATGCTGCAGGCAACAGGAGGGAAAGGTAAGGAgccaatgatttttttttttacaatatttgGGGAAATCTCATAAATAAAAGTGCTTTGAGGAGCTGTGATAGGCGTTTCCAGATTAAAGGAGTGGAAATCAATGCTAATGGCAGGATTGAACTCGTGGGAAAGAGCTACTGGGACAAAAGAAGCACTTGACCCTGGGCTTGTGTTTGCTTTCATAACACTGTGGGAGTAAAGGCTTCATTCACAGGCAGCCCAGTCAGAGATTTGTTTGGGGTTTCCAAAGAGCACTGAAATCTGCACAGGGAGACAAAACAAATACACAAACACCAAACATAAACAGGAGGTTTGTGGCAACAATTGTGTAGCAAAAAACCTGATGCTAAACCTCATTATTGAGCCGCTATACCAAAGGAAGTGAACGGAGAAGAACTTTAATTTATGttgaagtattttctttgttctgaAAAGACTTTCCAGTTCCAGGTTAGACCATCTTTTTCATCAGAACCAATCCCAGACTTGCTCTATGTAGCTCCAGGTATCTGATAAAGCATGTGGGCAGACAATGCTCTCTGCACTCACATTTCTATGCTGTATTTGTGTGTCAGAGGCTAGCATAGCTCCCTGTTGATGGGTGCTGGAGAGACGCAGTGGCTGCACTCGCTGACCCATTAGATCAGCCAAGCACCAGGAGTTGAGCATACCTCGCTTGTGCAAGCTGACAGTCCCAAGGCTGGAGGCCAGATGGTTTCAGCCACCCACAAGGTGTTCTGTGTAGTCATGATTTTGGAACttacttggagaaaaaaatttgctGGCATTCCATAAGCATGGTGCCACGTCCCGTGCCATCAACCGTGATCATACTTTGAATTGTTGTAATGGAAACCAGCTGATTTTTCACTCACCCAGTATGCCATATAGGTAGAGGCAGAGGCTAGAAAAGAAActgctgctttctctctcttactttttttttcgATCAGAGTTTTTAGTGTATGACTGAATTATGCTCTTTTCCATACCTTGCAGCAATTAAAAATCTCAGAATCAGTGCATGCTTCACAGCAGATGGCTATAAGAAAGCATGTTAAAGGCTGGTGTTTTGTTATTTGTGAAAATTAACACCAAGCTGACATATGTTTTTTCTAGGtgttaaagaattttttctagGAGTCCACTTAAGCTTAAAATTTATGGGTAACTTGTTTGATAAGAGATGAAAGGAATTTTGTTGCCCCTCAGGAAACAGATATACCTCTTGATTCCTCAGAAAATGTACAAAATTTGAAAAGGAAGTTAATGTACATATATAAAAAGTCCTTGAGAAAGCACTTTAGTTGACTAAAGTATGCTCTTGAAAATTATGAAACACCAGAACTGATCATCGTCGTGCAGTCTGTATTCAGGTGATTCAGATCCTCTGTGTGTCTGAGTGGTGGTGTTGCCTTTGAAGGTGTGGTTGCCTGCTGGTGTTCCACAAGCTCTGTCTCCCTCGCTGCATGGAGCACACAGTGCTCAGCTGCTGAGGGAAGCGGTGGCTGTTTGGCTTCATCCTCCCCACGCCTCCTGCGGCTCAGCTATCCCAGCCTGACCCCCACTTCACACTGCACATTGTTcctctgaggagctgcagctcggAGCTCCCACCTCTCCGATGTTTGCACTGACAGCGGGACGGCCAGGAGGTGAACCCAAATGGAGACCTAGTTTATCAGGAAGCTTCCTTCCCCGGCTTCCCCACCCAAAAAAAGTATGCAggggatttttttataaatgGGTCGGGTCAGGTGGCTGAGTGGGGCAGGGGGTGAAATGCCCGGGATGGGAGCTGCGGGACAGAGATGTTGGTGGAGCCCAGCCTCTGGCTGCAGTTGGATAAGCTGGATGTTGTTAGCAGTCCCAGGTCTTGCGgtcttctctctttcttggTTGGTCTCTGCTGCCATGtctctcctgccccagctgaCACCAGCATTGCTGTGGCAGTGTGGGGAAGGATGAAGTGTTGTGGTGCGGGGAGAGGCAACGCAGGCTTATTTCTGCAACTGCCTTTCACACCATGATCCACGGTGGGTGGCCCATCACAATAACACCCAATCGCTTCACAAATAGTACAACTTTATCTGCTCCTTCTGTCCTAGAGATAAGAATAATCTCACTGCACAGATTAAGAAACTGTAAGAAAAAGAGGTTTGAGAATTAGTACTGGGCAAAGTTTAAGCTTGCATTTCCTGCTcacttaaaatgttttactttgCAATCTAACTAAcagttttaaatataatttcttcgagtatttttaaagtagatgtttgttttatttgcaaGTATAGTTACTCCCACTTTGTAATTCATCTTGTGAGCCAGAGGGGGTTTTTTGTATCAGCAAAAAAATGAGTTTCATCATTTTTACCAGGGTCAAACACTTACTActgaagaaaggagaaatgGGTTCTGATACTCATATGCTACCCTGCATTGAGATCTGTCCTATTCCTCACACAGAAAGCAGGACATCCGTGATGGGGAATGGATGAGACTTGGCAAGTCAGGATGGGGTTGGCTGCTGCTCAGTACACTGATCCCGAAGTGGGCACAACAGAAGAAAACCTGACACGACTTCTGTCTCTTCTCTGATTTTCAGAGCTGCCTGGGCAGGCAGGCAGATGGCTCTGAGATTCTGTGCAGACTCCGCGTTTCTGCCGCCCTGACGCAGGTGTGGACAGTGGTCTCCTGTTCACATTGAGTTACTATTTTGGCCTAAGGCCAGGGTTTTTTGCTGATGGTGCAAGCAAGCAAAGGGGAGGAGTGATTTGTCAACAGTGAGCTGCCTGCAGAGAACTCAGTGTGGTTTAATTACAGCTTCACTTCAAATGAATGAGTGACACCTGGGTCAGTGCATGGGTTCATGTAACTCAAGTGACCTGTGACCTGCATGCAGTTCAGGTGTGTTACCAGGACAGATGAGGTAAAACCAAGAGTTCCTGTTCACTACAAAACACTGGCATGTGTACATGTTGTAGGATATTCTTGGGTTGGGAAAGAAACGAGAAACAACATTTTTAAGTCTCTCTCAGAAGGGGGAAGCCAGTGAaggggaaactgggaaaagatAACCATCAAAACATAATGGAGCCTGGGAGTCCCAGCTCTCATCTACCCTCTGTTTTCATGTCTCGGCCACCATAGGAGACTGAAAGGGAGCCAGGATCACCAGGGCTTTGGGATGGCTTGtcacagagccagcagctcagACTCAGGGGAAGCTGGTGACAACCACATCCCCCACATTTCTTCCAgtccagagggagggaggcCGGCAAGCCCTGGCTTGAGCTGAGTGCTCTCAGGACTCCCAGGCTGGCTGACTCGTGGCCAGAGCTGGGAAGTGGTTTTGGCTGTGCGTCAGCCCCTCTGAAGCTGCTGGAGGTCCTGGAGCCTCCGGCACAGAAGCAGTCCCCACGCCAGGCTGACTGGCACCCAAGAAGGTACCCTCCTATCTCACCACAGCTGGCACGCCTGGCCTTTGTTTCTCAGGAGTTCACTCAAACCTTTGGTCGCAGTGGACCTGGCAGGAAGAAAGCTGTGAGGAGTCAGTGCTTGCGGATGGGAGTCCTCAGCTCCTCATGCTCGTTGATCTGCTGGCTGAGCCAGAGTTTCTCTCAGGTTCAGATAAGCAAGCAGACCTGCAGCAAAAGCCATCGCAATTTGGCAAGATGGAGTGTATGGTGGGCAGGGACTTGGAGCCACATCCATAAATGTGCCCAAGTTAATTCTGTAATGTGGACATGCAGCAGCGGAAACACTTCTTTCTAGCTTGAAAATTGATTCAAGTGAAAAAAGCCATCTAAAGTGCTAGCGTTTTTCAGCAAGGCAGAGATTATTTTATGACAGAGTACAAGGCATTTGCTGCCACATTCCACCATAAGAGGGGCACTTGATCTTTATGTACTGACACACATCACAGCCATGCATACCTAAAAATTTTCATTGCTAGTGAGAGGAAAAATACAATGCCAGCTTGGGAGTGGATAGGATACTGTTCCCCCAAGGAGACAACATTTAAACTAAAATAGGAAAGTTCCAAAAAGTGGAATAGGTTTCTGTGGTTGAAGGGCTGCAACTTAAACACAAGATTTTGTGCTCAACCCTTTTGGAAAGGGAGTATCTTTTCATGTGCATTtaataagactttttttttcaaatgcttttttgtCCCAAGCCTGTGGAGCTCCAGTTGCTGTTTGTTGAAATACCTCATGGGCCATATGACTGTCAGTCTTCCATCTCCAAATTAGCAATGGCATTACATAAAACGTTTTCtcagtaaagctttttattGTGTGTGTGCAGAGTCATCACAagatgttttttgtttgtagttAAGCAACACCGTATGTCATATTGTCTTAATGACTCTGTGAAGTAGATGGGACCCCAGCAGCAGCTACAACTATCTCACAATGTCAAGAAATAGTTTGAAAGCGTTAGGATGAATGCCAGTGTAGGGAAGAAAAGGCAGGGTAGTACATGCAAGCTCTCTGATCTCCAGCCTGTTTCTTTGTGTGGATAAGCATCTCATTCACACATACAGGATCAAcactgcactgcagcagcttGCTGAGGAATTTCAGGAGAGGCATCATGTATCTTTTTAAGTGTCTTACGGACTTAATTCTTTTCATTTGTATATTGTCTGCGTAAACAACTGCAGCTTATTACATTACAGGGATGGTCACAGAGATCACTTACAGACCAGAGAACAAACTTCTCCTGTCGCACATCTTAACCCATAAATGGCAAACGGGAGATACGGTGGCAGGACTGGGTTGGCCAGCACTACATTCAACACATATTTTGCCCTCCCCTTGCAGGTTATTTTGACGCTCATTCCCTGGCCATGGATTTCATGAGCATCGGCTTCCGGGAGTGCTTGACAGAAGTGGCGAGGTATCTGACTTCGGTGGAAGGTCTCGACACGTCCGACCCCCTGCGCGTTAGACTCGTGTCTCACCTGAGCACCTGTGCCTCTCAGAGGGAAGCTGCTGCCATGACCTCCTCCATggcccaccaccaccaccccttGCACCCTCACCACTGGGCGGCCGCCTTCCACCACCTCCCGGCCGCTCTGCTGCAGCCGAACGGACTGCACGCCTCGGATGCTGCCCCATGCAGACTCTCCTCAGACGTGCACCCTCACGGCTCCGCCCTGCTCACGGCCACCTTCGCCCACGCCGATGCCGCCCTCAGAGTCCCCTCCGCTGGCAGCATcgctccctgtgtccctcctctCTCTACCTCCCTCTTGTCCCTGTCGGCCACTGTTCACGccgcggcagcagcagccacagctgcagcccagagctTCCCCCTCTCCTTCAGCGGCACCTTCCCCATGCTCCCGCccagcgcggccgccgccgccgtggCTGCGGCGACCGCCATCACCCCTCCGCTGGCCGTGTCAGCCACCGCCAGCCCTCAGCAGGCCGGCACCGGGGGCGGCACGAAACCCTACCGACCCTGGGGGACTGAAGTTGGAGCCTTTTAAGTctccccccacacacacacctcttCCTACCGcagctccctcctctccctctcagCACACGTGCATGTGCTCACCCCCAGGAGCCCACACATCCCCGCACCCACACCAAGCCTCCGGGGCTCGGTGTGGCCTCATGCTCAGCCTTCACCCAAAGGGCCTGAGAGGTGCCGGCGAGCCCAGCCAGGAACGGCGCGATTATCCTCACTGCAGGTGTCAGAGAGGACATGGGGAGACACCTTCTTCTTCTTCGTTTGTCTTGCTGGGGGCACCTTGAGCAAGCAGCAGTGGCTTTCAGAACAGTGTGACCATGCCGGCATGTAGAGGTTTCCTGCAAAATACGTAGAAATACGTAGGCATTAGAACTAATAGTTCTCCAGCTATGCATCCTTGTTTGGCAGAGGTGAAGGATTGCATCTACCAGGTCTCCCCAGGCGAGAAAAGGAGTTCCAGTTTCATAAGTGCCTGACattgagaaaataataaataaatatatatgtgtgtgtatgtgttctGCTAAAACAAATAACATTGCACAGGTATGGAAATGGTTTGGGAGAGAGGTGAAATTCTGCATTCAACTTCAGAACTAGGATACTTTTCCAGGGCAGAGCATGCTCTTGAAGGGGAGAGGTTTTTCTAGCCAAAAGATTGCCGAGGAAGAATGTTTAGTTTGACAGGCCTAGTTCTCGCTTCCTTAGTTCACTTTCTTTGTACAGACTTGCCAAATTGTGACGTCTAGCATAGCATTGGTAAAAGCAATTATCTTATCAGTGCTGGGATTAATGAACGTTTTAGCATAGCCTGTGAGCCCTAAGGCACCCATTTTTATGGCTTAAACATGGTGCTAGCTCCTATCTGCACAAACAGTGAATTTGTCATGCACCCAGAAGTAACCGCCTGTTTAAAGTGTGCACACTTGGATACAGTTGATTCATGCCAATACAAGACACATTCAGTGTTGTAAGAGTTCAAGTTAACTTATTTAGCTGTATTTGGACATTTACTTTTAACTGATTCAGTGCAAGATCCCTCTTCCTTTCACTATCAGATTCTGGGAGAATGATCACTCTGGGTATGAATGAAGTTATGGTAGGGACGATTTTTAAATTGGCTATTAACATGCCAACATTGTAATGTGGGTTTGATTCCAAACCAAAATGAATGTATTAATGGGATGTGAGTAAATTATTTTGTCAATACCCAGATAACTAGTGCTGCATAAAATggtttgctttcattttttattacagTGACTTAAAATAACCTAAGTATTTTAATACAACCAGTCAAGAACTAgagattttatggaaaaaaaaaaaaaaaaggataaaaaaaagaaaaaacacagcatGTATTATTATGCACTTGATTTCTCTGCTGTGTGGAGAAAGCAATAAGCATTGAAAATGTTAAACATTATgcaaaatatactttaaaatatttgttttaaaaatactgtacCTAGTTGGTCTTTTATGCATTACCTTGTTAACCTTTTTTCTATGCAAAAGTCTTTACATATCACTAATTAAATGAAGTCCTTTTTGACTGCGTTTTATGAATGATTTGTTGCagtatttgtttgcttttgaggAATACTTGTGGATTCAGAGTTGTTTTCTGCCCCTGGTAGCAAGCCTGTTGGCTGCTCTGTACTCTTCTGCTCCCCTTGCTCAGCAAGGAAGCCCATCTTTTCCAACGTGCCCTGGAATAGgcagggaaaaacagcaaaacagcaTTGGTTTTCAGGCTTGCAAACTGGCTCTGCATTGATGGTATGGTTAATGATACAAGTTATTCTGTATCCGTTACTTAATTCTGTTAATTAATTCTGGAGAGCCCCAAAAATCATTGAGGTTTCTAGGTCCAGCTTTCCAAAGGGTTTGGAAGGTGAAAATGTTAACCCAATGACATAATTCATCCATAAATAAATGGAATGAGAGGAGGTAGTTTTTACTTCAAGTTCTGGTCTTCTAATTTGACAGTTCTCACTGAGGCAAGGGTTTGTTATGTTTCATCAGACCTGCTAAGCCCCGCTGTGGAAAGCGTGTAAAGCTCTGCTTATTAGGATGGGGATGAAGTTTTACATGTCTGAATGCCAAAAAAAGGGCTGGCAAGATCACACTACAGGTAGACAGACACTTCACCCATCATCAAAAGCCTCAGCAGCCTCAGCTCGGTGGCTCACTCCCTATCATCCTTTCTCCTAAATATTAAACCTggaatccatccctgcctcaaTCAGCTGGTCTCTGGCACTTAACTGAGGAGGGGTTATCATTCACCTGAAAAAATGGacaaaagaggaggaagaaggctTGCAACCCCTACACTGTTAATCACCCTTGATATTCTTTGACAGTAGTGTTGTTTGGGGGGAATATgacattttttttgttaaggGCAGAAATGCTGTACTGCTGTTTCAGCATATTTAGCAGCATACAGATGAGGTATCATTTCACTTTCTAAATGtgtattttcaagaaaaaagagGACATTAATGGCTGGTAGATAAAAAGCAGGTTTATTTGCATGAAAGAGTAGGTTGCAGCCCTACTTCAATGTAAGCTGTTAACTATTAATGTAACCTGCCCTGAAAAAG is part of the Poecile atricapillus isolate bPoeAtr1 chromosome 3, bPoeAtr1.hap1, whole genome shotgun sequence genome and encodes:
- the HEY2 gene encoding hairy/enhancer-of-split related with YRPW motif protein 2, with translation MKRPCEETTSDSDMDETIDVGSENNYSGQSNSSVIRSNSPTTTSQIMARKKRRGIIEKRRRDRINNSLSELRRLVPTAFEKQGSAKLEKAEILQMTVDHLKMLQATGGKGYFDAHSLAMDFMSIGFRECLTEVARYLTSVEGLDTSDPLRVRLVSHLSTCASQREAAAMTSSMAHHHHPLHPHHWAAAFHHLPAALLQPNGLHASDAAPCRLSSDVHPHGSALLTATFAHADAALRVPSAGSIAPCVPPLSTSLLSLSATVHAAAAAATAAAQSFPLSFSGTFPMLPPSAAAAAVAAATAITPPLAVSATASPQQAGTGGGTKPYRPWGTEVGAF